In a single window of the Drosophila miranda strain MSH22 chromosome XL, D.miranda_PacBio2.1, whole genome shotgun sequence genome:
- the LOC108164547 gene encoding uncharacterized protein LOC108164547 isoform X7: MVSTTLTTLAAGQTTSSNNHHHHHHHHHQQQQQQQQLQQQQQQQQLQQQQQLPYQRLPPHATASTGAAGSLGATGNQSRSFYALNGLEHDCDGNSSSNNYPQQQQSSSPLNDQISLLFPKCRPKQQQQQQHYPQQQQQQQQHQQQRHELHTDVNLNRSSSPTTVAATAATDPAATQTSTPSYYKSVNIITQSPPPHSASSHSSESLSSVTPRISTNPFLCAPLTPPTPPPPPPLHSSAALPVEGEGEGESEGSRDGSRDGVAAGGAGAGAEEEVDETVLAAGYPASFYYHTGETRRGQSTYPEMPRKRSTGLPTSASASAISSRQQSLHNGGSNVNGTASNGNTQSQVQSQSQSQNPFIKENYWETAPMRASSLLHSPTEYAEYAEEQQQQQQQHQQQQHLQASARRAYHQQREQMATQLYGLAQRQATQQPPAHILRVGRSPINRSYTATQQQQQPQQQQQQQQSVNNACADGLTPLASHYLYGSKSSLDQHGAGDWEPREQRKLRMREEREREREILLLEQEVLAARENHLTHLTGQQHQQQRKRHGHGEDRERERERDHRLVNGSAAGNEGVYGSADPGESWQHLRVTTEANVAEESSCKHPSKLIEKTLPMPQSQSQSQSQSQSQSQLQLQLQSGLRSLEEAAMYREHKLDAWQLERNYTLAVESRHGIIEYEGSPRRIGGWGAVTAAAAASAADESEPPATAAAAAAPAPQQQQQQQLPMAAVPPLSSTATSLQKTAARAALAALAQTQNHIQNHSQAPQPPQQLQAYPVRPGFPQRILSPPHREPRSCSPQPPQHAAPQHHTSMMSNHSNNHTNTNKLQQPVTSSDTNAEDTSNDVSEIGTISDLTTPEAVANEVASRSATPPMHTTPAPAPAPAPPTACCSTGAGAGAGAGAGPGPGAGPLSLHTKSSTFDYLYEFSETRKVLEEFFKCPSTDEQPIMENGSDVDSIDIQYEFHSNFERDEEELVEDEEEDDDVDVDGDGDDEENDEAEDEEEHIAQDQEHDEDQDHDQDRDYRQQQQQAPTSDLSRDVERHVYGGYTQPQMQQSQPMPVGVGVGVGVSGRRPHYSSGSPLMRDFDFFLDSASRSSGERDGEQDGLNHNQLLSTGSGSGLGQSVGVGVGPAGGHNYRYSPETTDYDSNCGDLDSLSGEMNGGVSTSCSNYAKYYASAMPVLEDGLSSGHTSDTENNNNKNLQQAGVQGGPGQGQCPNSLSASTSIGGSGGISMLMDMKRLSTNNSLNSMHNLTTASTTDSNGGHGHLVNSPSPSNGLAKQPPPMPQPRELLGQSPSQTQSHSHSQNKVFKNIDPDLDSLYSISVFHRPDTVQMTPPPPAPAPHRKPNSSSAADVDLLQPSSKHTPLASAISSTLQRSSPTTPSGSGGLGSGPGKPRSAGSNGSSNGTGTGNGNGVLGGVPPPIPERSSLMTAQRSPSPVISSPVWLSRHLDGGVGKGLLESGSDNHSKNHSADEDDVDTDLETDRLLGHQRLDDQGYYDENKSWDRKPRSSLLSKISPKQQMPSTKTRNGYNALLSSTPELLPPPPIPPKSSSGSGGKLLDLVGGMVQRSISRSSSEHSEKSPSKMQLQAQQSGSTVGDPVDVVASAVVAASVAAAVASAPPLESPGNGGGSDRSVNGGGGGIIKLEAENGSLNGGINITAAVAGGAGAGAGSSVANPGAVTTAVNAGSNNSSGSGAGSNSNSGCGSGEKKVKKMLIEGVLFRAKYLGSTQLVCEGQPTKSTRMMQAEEAVSRIKALAPDGDVQPSTEVDLFISTEKIMVLNTDLKEIMMDHALRTISYIADIGDLVVLMARRRFVPQDIDDAPKPNRTPKMICHVFESDEAQFIAQSIGQAFQVAYMEFLKANGIEDHRFVKEMDYQEVLNSQEIFGDELEIFAKKELQKEVVVPKAKGEILGVVIVESGWGSMLPTVVIANLMSSGAAARCGQLNIGDQLIAINGLSLVGLPLSTCQTYIKNTKNQTVVKFTVVPCAPVVEVKIKRPETKYQLGFSVQNGVICSLLRGGIAERGGVRVGHRIIEINNQSVVAVPHEKIVNLLATSVGEILMKTMPTSMFRLLTGQENPIYI, from the exons ATGGTCAGCACAACATTGACAACATTGGCTGCTGGACAAACAACTAGTAGCAATAATCATcatcaccaccaccatcatcaccaccagcagcagcagcagcagcagcaactgcaacagcagcaacagcagcagcaactgcaacagcagcaacagttgcCCTACCAGCGACTGCCGCCACACGCCACAGCTTCCACGGGGGCAGCAGGATCACTGGGAGCAACCGGCAACCAGTCCCGCAGCTTCTATGCGCTGAACGGTCTGGAGCACGACTGCgacggcaacagcagcagcaacaactatccacagcagcagcagtcctCTTCTCCGCTAAACGATCAGATCAGCCTGCTCTTCCCGAAGTGCCGgcccaagcagcagcagcagcagcagcattatccacagcagcagcagcagcagcagcaacaccagcagcagcgacatgAGCTCCACACGGATGTGAATCTTAACAGGAGCAGCAGCCCCACCACTGTAGCAGCCACTGCGGCCACGGATCCCGCTGCCACGCAGACCAGCACGCCCAGCTACTACAAGAGCGTCAACATCATAACACAGTCGCCGCCGCCGCACTCGGCCTCGTCACACTCCTCGGAGTCGCTCTCCTCGGTGACGCCGCGTATATCCACAAATCCGTTCCTGTGCGCCCCACTGACACCGCCCacaccgccgccaccgccgccgctgcACAGCTCTGCCGCACTTCCAGtcgagggtgagggtgagggtgaatCGGAGGGATCCAGAGACGGATCCAGAGACGGCGTTGCTGCTGGTGGAGCGGGTGCCGGAGCTGAAGAGGAAGTAGACGAGACCGTCCTGGCGGCAGGCTATCCGGCCTCCTTCTACTACCACACGGGCGAGACCAGGCGTGGCCAGAGCACCTACCCCGAGATGCCGCGCAAACGGAGCACAGGCCTGCCCACCAGCGCCAGTGCAAGCGccatcagcagcaggcagcaatCACTGCACAACGGCGGCAGCAACGTGAACGGAACTGCCAGCAATGGCAATACTCAGAGTCAGgtgcagagccagagccagagccagaatcCCTTCATCAAGGAGAACTATTGGGAGACAGCTCCCATGCGAGCCAGTTCCCTGCTGCACTCTCCCACGGAGTACGCGGAGTAcgcggaggagcagcagcagcagcagcagcagcatcaacagcagcaacatctgCAAGCCTCCGCCCGGCGGGCATACCACCAACAGCGGGAGCAGATGGCCACACAGCTGTACGGCTTGGCCCAGCGACAGGCAACGCAGCAGCCGCCGGCGCACATCCTCCGGGTCGGACGGAGCCCGATCAACCGCAGCTACACGGcaacccagcagcagcagcagccacagcagcagcaacagcaacagcagtccGTAAACAATGCCTGTGCGGACGGACTGACCCCACTGGCCAGCCACTATCTATACGGAAGCAAGTCGTCTTTGGATCAGCACGGGGCCGGGGACTGGGAGCCGCGGGAGCAGCGCAAACTGAGGATGCGCGAGGAGCGggaacgggagagggagatcCTGTTGCTTGAGCAGGAGGTGCTGGCGGCACGGGAAAACCACCTGACCCACTTGACGgggcagcagcatcagcagcagcgcaagCGGCATGGACACGGCGAGGACAGAGAGCGTGAGAGGGAACGCGATCATCGTCTGGTCAATGGTAGCGCAGCAGGCAATGAGGGTGTCTACGGATCGGCAGATCCCGGCGAGAGCTGGCAGC ATCTGCGTGTTACAACCGAAGCGAATGTGGCCGAGGAAAGCAGCTGCAAGCATCCCAGCAAGCTGATAGAGAAGACTCTGCCCATGCCACAGTCGcagtcccagtcgcagtcccaATCGCAGTCCCAGTCGCAGTTGCAGCTGCAGTTGCAATCCGGCCTAAGGAGCCTTGAGGAGGCAGCCATGTACCGGGAGCACAAGCTGGATGCCTGGCAACTGGAGCGCAACTACACGCTGGCCGTGGAGTCGCGTCACGGCATTATAG AATACGAAGGCTCTCCCCGGCGCATTGGTGGCTGGGGGGCAGTGactgcagcagcggcagcctcGGCAGCGGACGAAAGCGAACCACCAGCCActgcggcagcagcagcagcaccagcaccgcagcagcagcagcagcagcagcttcccATGGCCGCTGTGCCACCGTTGAGCTCAACAGCCACCTCGCTGCAGAAGACGGCGGCCCGGGCAGCCCTTGCCGCACTGGCCCAGACCCAGAACCACATTCAGAACCACTCGCAGGCGCCACAACCACCGCAGCAATTGCAGGCCTATCCTGTGCGCCCGGGCTTTCCACAG CGAATCCTTTCGCCGCCTCATCGCGAGCCCCGCAGCTGCTCCCCTCAGCCGCCGCAGCACGCGGCACCACAGCACCACACGAGCATGATGAGCAACCACAGCAACAACCACACGAACACCAACAAACTACAGCAGCCGGTGACCAGCAGCGACACCAATGCGGAGGACACCAGCAACGATGTGTCCGAAATTGGCACCATCTCCGACCTGACCACGCCTGAAGCGGTGGCCAACGAGGTGGCCAGCAGGTCGGCCACGCCACCAATGCACAcaacaccagcaccagcaccagcaccagcaccaccgACAGCGTGCTGCTcaacaggagcaggagcaggagcaggagcaggggcGGGACCAGGACCTGGAGCTGGACCACTGAGCCTCCACACAAAATCATCGACCTTTGATTACCTCTACGAGTTCTCGGAGACGCGCAAGGTGCTGGAGGAGTTCTTCAAGTGCCCCTCGACCGACGAGCAGCCCATCATGGAGAACGGCAGCGATGTGGACAGCATT GACATACAGTACGAGTTCCACAGCAACTTTGagcgcgacgaggaggagctggtcgaggatgaggaggaggacgatgACGTGGACGtcgacggtgacggtgacgaCGAGGAGAACGATGAGGCAGAAGACGAGGAAGAGCACATCGCGCAAGACCAGGAGCACGACGAGGATCAGGATCACGACCAGGACCGGGACtatcgccagcagcagcagcaagcccCCACCTCAGACCTGTCCAGAGACGTAGAGCGTCATGTCTACGGGGGATACACCCAGCCGCAGATGCAGCAAAGTCAGCCCATGCCCGTGGgagtgggcgtgggcgtgggcgtctCGGGACGTAGGCCACActacagcagcggcagccccCTGATGCGGGACTTTGACTTCTTCCTGGACTCTGCCAGCCGGAGCAGCGGCGAACGGGACGGTGAGCAGGATGGCCTAAACCACAACCAACTGCTGAGCACCGGAAGCGGCAGTGGGCTCGGCCAgagcgtgggcgtgggcgtcgGCCCGGCTGGGGGCCACAACTACCGCTACTCGCCGGAGACCACCGACTACGACTCCAACTGTGGCGATCTGGACA GTCTTTCTGGGGAGATGAACGGAGGCGTGTCGACCTCGTGCTCGAACTACGCCAAGTACTATGCCTCCGCCATGCCCGTGCTGGAGGACGGACTCTCCTCGGGCCACACCAGCGACACCgagaacaacaacaataagaaCCTGCAGCAGGCCGGCGTCCAGGGGGGCCCGGGTCAGGGTCAGTGCCCCAACAGCCTGAGTGCCAGCACCAGCATcggtggcagcggcggcatcTCCATGCTGATGGACATGAAGCGCCTATCCACCAACAACAGCCTCAACAGCATGCACAACCTGACCACCGCCTCCACCACGGACAGCAACGGCGGCCACGGCCACCTCGTCaacagtcccagtcccagcaaTGGGCTCGCCAAGCAGCCACCGCCGATGCCACAGCCCCGGGAGCTGCTCGGCCAGAGTCCCAGCCAGACccagagccacagtcacagccagaACAAAGTGTTCAAGAACATCGATCCCGACCTGGACTCGCTCTATTCGATCA GTGTTTTCCATCGACCGGACACGGTGCAGATGACTCCGCCGCCGCCGGCTCCAGCGCCGCATCGCAAGCCCAATAGCAGTAGCGCAGCAGACGTCGATCTGCTGCAGCCGAGCAGCAAGCACACGCCCCTGGCGTCGGCCATCAGCTCAACGCTGCAGCGCAGCTCCCCCACCACGCCGTCGGGCAGTGGTGGGTTGGGGTCCGGCCCGGGTAAGCCCAGGAGTGCGGGGAGCAACGGTAGCAGCAATGGAACCGGAACCGGAAACGGCAACGGAGTGTTGGGAGGCGTACCGCCGCCGATTCCGGAAAGAAGCAGCCTGATGACGGCGCAGCGATCGCCTTCGCCGGTGATAAGCTCGCCCGTGTGGCTGTCCCGCCACCTGGACGGTGGTGTCGGCAAGGGGCTGCTCGAGTCCGGGTCGGACAACCATTCGAAGAACCACAGTGCGGACGAGGACGATGTGGACACTGACCTGGAGACGGACCGCCTGCTGGGACACCAGCGGCTGGACGACCAGGGCTACTACGACGAGAACAAGAGCTGGGACCGCAAGCCGCGCTCCTCACTGCTCTCGAAAATCTCACCCAAGCAGCAAATGCCCAGCACGAAGACGCGGAACGGCTACAACGCTCTGCTCAGCTCCACGCCggagctgctgccgccacCACCCATACCCCCAAAAAGCTCCTCCGGCAGCGGTGGCAAGCTGCTCGACCTCGTCGGGGGCATGGTCCAGCGCAGCATATCACGCAGCTCCTCGGAGCACAGCGAGAAATCGCCCAGCAAGATGCAGTTACAGGCCCAGCAGTCCGGGTCGACCGTAGGCGATCCTGTGGATGTGGTGGCCTCGGCCGTGGTGGCTGCCTCGGTGGCAGCGGCGGTGGCATCGGCTCCGCCCTTGGAAAGTCCCGGCAACGGCGGCGGATCCGACCGTTCCGTGAAcggaggcggtggcggcaTCATCAAGCTGGAGGCGGAGAACGGCAGTCTCAACGGAGGAATCAACATCACAGCAGCAGTGGccggaggagcaggagcaggagctgggaGCAGTGTGGCCAATCCCGGAGCCGTGACCACCGCAGTGAATgctggcagcaacaacagcagcggcagcggcgccggcagcaacagcaacagcggctGCGGCAGCGGCGAGAAAAAAGTGAAAAAGA TGCTAATCGAGGGCGTCCTCTTCAGGGCCAAGTACTTGGGCTCCACGCAGCTGGTCTGCGAGGGTCAGCCCACAAAGTCGACGCGCATGAtgcaggccgaggaggccgTCTCCCGTATCAAG GCCCTG GCACCCGATGGCGATGTCCAGCCCAGCACCGAAGTGGATCTATTTATATCAACGGAGAAGATCATGGTGCTGAACACCGACTTGAAGGAGATCATGATGGATCACGCACTGCGCACGATCTCTTATATAGCGGACATTGGAGATCTGGTGGTGCTGATGGCTCGACGCCGCTTTGTGCCGCAGGACATCGACGATGCTCCCAAGCCGAATCGTACGCCCAAGATGATCTGTCACGTGTTTGAGAGCGACGAAGCCCAGTTCATTGCCCAGTCCATAGGCCAGGCCTTCCAGGTGGCCTACATGGAGTTCCTCAAGGCCAACGGCATCGAAGACCATCGATTCGTCAAGGAGATGGACTACCAGGAGGTGCTCAACAGCCAGGAGATCTTTGGCGACGAGCTCGAGATCTTTGCCAAGAAGGAGCTGCAAAAGGAGGTCGTTGTGCCCAAGGCCAAGGGCGAGATACTCGGTGTGGTCATTGTCGAGAGCGGCTGGGGCTCCATGCTCCCCACCGTCGTCATTGCCAACCTGATGAGCTCCGGTGCGGCGGCCCGGTGCGGCCAACTGAACATCGGCGATCAGCTGATCGCCATCAACGGACTGAGCCTCGTCGGCCTGCCGCTCTCCACCTGCCAGACGTACATTAAGAACACCAAAAACCAAACAGTCGTCAAGTTCACAGTGGTGCCCTGCGCCCCCGTTGTCGAGGTGAAGATCAAGCGGCCAGAGACCAAATATCAGCTGGGATTCAGTGTTCAGAATGGTGTG ATCTGCAGTCTTCTGCGGGGCGGCATAGCCGAGCGAGGTGGGGTCCGCGTTGGCCATCGCATCATTGAGATCAACAACCAGAGCGTGGTGGCAGTGCCCCACGAGAAGATCGTCAACTTGCTCGCCACATCAGTGGGGGAG ATACTCATGAAGACGATGCCCACATCCATGTTCCGCCTGCTCACCGGCCAGGAGAATCCCATATATATTTAA